The proteins below are encoded in one region of Bosea sp. BIWAKO-01:
- the bla gene encoding class A beta-lactamase — protein MSRFAALTLACLVPTPALADWDKAKLDSGIQAIERDARGRLGVALIDLKDRKSWSHRGQERFPMQSVFKLPLAVTVLQAVEAGKLRLDQEILVKRNELALYWSPMKKGFKGEEQAYTVTDLLTRSTGASDNSAADVLMKRIGGPKVVTTMLNEGGLSGISVDRYEREFQPEIAGLPAFAWDEVIDDEAFEAAIAAMPRQKRRAALESYINGEARDSATPEASIAFLEGLVRGNWLREPAHDRLLTGILLKSPTGAQRIRAGLPTGATFAHKTGTGDTLDGINSAINDIGIVALPDGRRFAIAVYLAGAQADATAREAAHAAVAKLAVESLK, from the coding sequence ATGTCGCGATTCGCCGCTCTCACGCTCGCCTGCCTCGTTCCCACACCAGCCCTCGCCGACTGGGACAAGGCGAAACTCGACAGCGGCATCCAGGCCATCGAACGGGATGCCAGGGGCCGCCTCGGCGTCGCGCTGATCGACCTGAAGGACCGCAAGAGCTGGTCGCATCGCGGGCAGGAGCGCTTCCCGATGCAGAGCGTCTTCAAGCTGCCGCTCGCGGTCACGGTGCTGCAGGCGGTCGAGGCCGGCAAGCTCAGGCTCGACCAGGAGATCCTGGTGAAGCGCAACGAGCTTGCGCTCTACTGGAGCCCGATGAAGAAGGGCTTCAAGGGCGAGGAACAGGCCTACACGGTGACGGACCTTCTCACCCGCTCGACCGGCGCAAGCGACAACAGCGCCGCCGACGTGCTGATGAAGCGGATCGGCGGCCCGAAGGTCGTCACGACCATGCTGAACGAAGGCGGCCTCTCCGGAATCTCCGTCGACCGCTACGAGCGCGAATTCCAGCCCGAGATCGCCGGCCTTCCGGCCTTCGCCTGGGATGAGGTCATCGACGACGAAGCCTTCGAGGCCGCGATCGCGGCCATGCCGAGGCAAAAGCGGCGCGCGGCGCTGGAGAGCTATATCAACGGCGAAGCTCGGGATTCCGCCACACCCGAGGCCTCGATCGCCTTTCTCGAAGGCCTCGTCAGGGGCAACTGGCTGCGCGAGCCCGCGCATGACCGGCTTCTGACCGGAATCCTCCTGAAATCACCGACCGGTGCCCAACGGATCAGGGCGGGTCTCCCCACTGGAGCAACCTTCGCCCACAAGACCGGCACCGGCGACACGCTCGACGGCATCAACAGCGCCATCAACGATATCGGGATTGTCGCCCTGCCCGACGGGCGGCGTTTTGCGATCGCGGTCTATCTTGCCGGCGCGCAGGCCGATGCCACGGCGCGCGAAGCGGCTCATGCAGCCGTGGCGAAGCTCGCGGTCGAGAGCCTGAAGTGA
- the serA gene encoding phosphoglycerate dehydrogenase: MTAPKVLISDALSPAAVQIFKDRGIDVTFDPSLGKDKDKLAAIIGEYDGLAIRSATKATAKLLEQAKNLKVIGRAGIGVDNVEIPAATARGIIVMNTPFGNSITTAEHAIAMMFALARQIPSADLSTQAGKWEKNRFMGVEITAKTLGLIGCGNIGSIVAERGIGLKMRVIAFDPYLSPERAVQLGVEKVELDELLKRADFITLHVPMTEKTKNILSAENLAKTKKGVRIINCARGGLVDEAALAALIKSGHVAGAAFDVFSAEPAETNPLFGLENVVCTPHLGASTNEAQENVALQVAEQMSDYLLKGAITNAVNFPSISAEEAPRIKPFVALAEKLGSFLGQLTEAAVKGIRIEYEGAVAHLNLKAISAAAITGVLRPFLPEINMVNAAMIAKEKGIVVEEMTREVAGNLESVIRIVVDAEDMPRHASGTVFQDGKPRIVEIRDIQVDAEFAPHMLYVRNADKPGFIGQFGSLLGAAGVNVATFSLGRDKPGGDAICYVAVDEAISDELLEKIHEIPMVKRARRLKF; the protein is encoded by the coding sequence ATGACCGCCCCCAAAGTCCTGATCTCGGACGCTCTTTCTCCCGCCGCCGTGCAGATCTTCAAGGATCGCGGCATCGACGTGACCTTCGATCCGAGCCTCGGCAAGGACAAGGACAAGCTCGCCGCGATCATCGGCGAGTATGACGGCCTCGCCATCCGGTCGGCGACCAAGGCCACCGCCAAGCTCCTGGAGCAGGCGAAGAACCTGAAGGTCATCGGCCGCGCCGGCATCGGCGTCGACAATGTCGAGATCCCGGCCGCGACCGCGCGCGGCATCATCGTGATGAACACGCCTTTCGGCAATTCGATCACCACCGCCGAGCACGCCATCGCCATGATGTTCGCGCTCGCACGGCAGATCCCCTCCGCCGACCTCTCGACCCAGGCCGGGAAGTGGGAGAAGAACCGCTTCATGGGCGTCGAGATCACCGCCAAGACGCTCGGCCTGATCGGCTGCGGCAATATCGGCTCGATCGTCGCCGAGCGCGGCATCGGCCTGAAGATGCGCGTCATCGCCTTCGACCCCTATCTCTCGCCGGAGCGGGCCGTGCAGCTCGGCGTCGAGAAGGTCGAGCTCGACGAGTTGCTGAAGCGTGCGGATTTCATCACCCTGCACGTGCCGATGACGGAAAAGACGAAAAACATCCTCTCGGCCGAGAATCTCGCCAAGACCAAGAAGGGCGTGCGCATCATCAACTGCGCGCGCGGCGGTCTGGTAGACGAGGCGGCGCTCGCCGCGCTGATCAAGTCCGGCCATGTCGCGGGCGCCGCCTTCGACGTGTTCTCGGCCGAGCCGGCCGAGACGAACCCGCTCTTCGGGCTGGAGAACGTCGTCTGCACGCCGCATCTCGGCGCCTCGACCAACGAGGCGCAGGAGAATGTCGCGCTCCAGGTCGCCGAGCAGATGTCGGACTACCTGCTCAAGGGCGCGATCACCAATGCTGTCAACTTCCCGTCGATCTCGGCCGAGGAAGCGCCGCGGATCAAGCCCTTCGTCGCGCTCGCCGAAAAGCTCGGCTCCTTCCTGGGTCAGCTCACCGAGGCCGCCGTCAAGGGCATCCGCATCGAGTATGAGGGCGCGGTCGCCCATCTCAACCTGAAGGCGATCTCGGCCGCCGCGATCACCGGCGTGCTGCGGCCCTTCCTGCCCGAGATCAACATGGTCAACGCCGCGATGATCGCCAAGGAGAAGGGTATCGTCGTCGAGGAGATGACACGCGAGGTCGCCGGCAATCTCGAGAGCGTCATCCGCATCGTCGTCGACGCCGAGGATATGCCACGCCATGCGTCGGGCACGGTGTTTCAGGACGGCAAGCCGCGCATCGTCGAGATCCGCGACATCCAGGTCGATGCCGAGTTCGCGCCGCACATGCTTTATGTCCGCAATGCCGACAAGCCGGGCTTCATCGGCCAGTTCGGCTCGCTGCTCGGCGCAGCCGGCGTCAATGTCGCGACCTTCAGCCTCGGCCGCGACAAGCCGGGCGGCGACGCGATCTGCTATGTCGCCGTCGACGAGGCGATCTCGGACGAGCTGCTCGAAAAGATCCACGAGATCCCGATGGTCAAGCGGGCGCGCCGGCTGAAGTTCTGA
- a CDS encoding phosphoserine transaminase yields the protein MVNTVPATRPRVPHFSSGPCAKRPGWSLKALSDAALGRSHRAKIGKDKLKLAIDLTREILQVPADYRIGIVPASDTGAVEMAMWSLLGARGVDMLAWESFGEGWVTDVAKQLKLSDVRIFNAPYGELPNLKKVDTRNRDVVFTWNGTTSGVRVVDASWIADDREGLTICDATSAAFAQRLDWAKLDVTTFSWQKVLGGEAAHGMIVLSPRAVERLTTYKPAWPLPKVFRMTSGGKLSEGIFVGETINTPSMLAVEDYLDALHWAKKVGGLDGLVKRADGNARVLAKFVRENDWIDFLAVKPKTRSNTSVCLKFTDPAVTALPADAQAAFAKQVVSIIEKAGAGFDLGHYRDAPPGLRIWCGATVQSRDLKALLPWITYAFNEAKAGLKKAA from the coding sequence ATGGTGAATACTGTTCCGGCCACGCGTCCGCGCGTGCCGCATTTTTCGTCCGGCCCCTGCGCCAAGCGCCCCGGCTGGTCCCTCAAAGCCCTGTCAGACGCGGCGCTCGGCCGCTCGCACCGTGCCAAGATCGGCAAGGACAAGCTCAAGCTTGCGATCGACCTGACGCGTGAGATCCTGCAGGTGCCGGCCGATTACCGCATCGGCATCGTGCCCGCCTCCGATACCGGCGCCGTTGAGATGGCGATGTGGTCGCTGCTCGGGGCGCGCGGCGTCGACATGCTCGCCTGGGAGAGCTTTGGCGAGGGATGGGTGACCGATGTCGCCAAGCAGCTCAAGCTCAGCGATGTCCGCATCTTCAATGCGCCCTATGGCGAACTGCCGAACCTGAAGAAGGTCGACACCAGGAATCGCGACGTCGTCTTCACCTGGAACGGCACGACGTCCGGCGTGCGCGTCGTCGACGCGAGCTGGATCGCCGATGACCGCGAAGGCCTGACGATCTGCGACGCGACCTCGGCCGCCTTCGCTCAACGCCTCGACTGGGCCAAGCTCGATGTCACGACCTTCTCCTGGCAGAAGGTTCTGGGCGGCGAAGCGGCCCATGGCATGATCGTGCTCTCGCCGCGCGCCGTCGAACGCCTCACGACCTACAAGCCGGCCTGGCCGCTGCCCAAGGTTTTCCGCATGACCTCCGGCGGCAAGCTCTCCGAAGGCATTTTTGTCGGCGAGACGATCAACACGCCCTCCATGCTCGCGGTCGAGGATTATCTCGATGCGCTGCACTGGGCGAAGAAGGTCGGCGGGCTCGACGGGCTGGTGAAGCGCGCCGACGGCAATGCCCGCGTGCTCGCCAAGTTCGTGCGCGAGAATGACTGGATCGATTTCCTCGCGGTGAAGCCGAAGACGCGCTCGAACACCTCGGTGTGCCTGAAGTTCACCGACCCGGCGGTGACGGCGCTGCCGGCCGACGCCCAGGCCGCCTTTGCCAAGCAGGTGGTTTCGATCATCGAGAAGGCCGGCGCCGGCTTCGATCTCGGGCATTATCGCGACGCCCCTCCCGGTCTGCGCATCTGGTGCGGTGCGACCGTGCAGAGCCGCGATCTCAAGGCGCTGCTGCCCTGGATCACCTATGCCTTCAACGAGGCCAAGGCCGGGCTGAAGAAGGCGGCGTAA
- a CDS encoding SOS response-associated peptidase: MCGRFSQAFTWEEIVAFSQPLTVPTERANLQPHYNLAPTDTVRIIVRTPLGRELMPARWGLIPPWHKGRPNEVGATFNARVESVATKPTFRSAFRSRRCIIPASGFFEWTGPKGDKTPHFISAADGALLAFAGLWERWKDPETGQEIISCTIIVRDPVAGIATLHDRMPCMLHPRDFDAWLDGSAGEKLLSDPPPALRDWIVDRRVNKSGVGDDDPGTIVPVG, encoded by the coding sequence ATGTGTGGACGTTTCAGCCAGGCTTTTACCTGGGAGGAGATCGTCGCCTTCAGCCAGCCGCTGACGGTGCCGACCGAGCGGGCCAATCTCCAGCCGCATTACAATCTCGCGCCGACCGACACCGTACGGATCATCGTCAGGACGCCGCTCGGCCGCGAGCTCATGCCGGCGCGCTGGGGGCTGATCCCGCCCTGGCACAAGGGCAGGCCGAACGAGGTCGGCGCCACCTTCAACGCACGGGTCGAGTCGGTGGCGACGAAGCCGACCTTCCGCTCGGCCTTCAGGAGCCGGCGCTGCATCATCCCGGCCAGCGGCTTCTTCGAATGGACCGGGCCGAAGGGCGACAAGACCCCGCATTTCATCAGCGCCGCCGACGGCGCGCTGCTTGCCTTCGCCGGGCTCTGGGAACGCTGGAAGGACCCGGAAACCGGGCAGGAGATCATCAGCTGCACGATCATCGTGCGCGACCCCGTCGCTGGGATCGCGACACTGCATGACCGCATGCCCTGCATGCTGCACCCCAGGGATTTCGACGCCTGGCTCGACGGCTCCGCCGGCGAAAAGCTGCTCTCCGACCCACCGCCGGCGCTGCGCGACTGGATCGTCGACCGCCGCGTCAACAAGAGCGGCGTCGGCGATGACGACCCCGGGACGATTGTGCCGGTGGGTTAG
- a CDS encoding methyl-accepting chemotaxis protein translates to MAPSDDLARRRDFMKLGPDALRRIHDVEDTLLEALPDALGAFYAQVRAFPETRVFFGSDAHIEHAKSKQLGYWDRIARGQLDEDYVAAVTTVGKVHARIGLEPRWYIGGYALLLEQLIGKVLEARWPKGRFGGKIEGAEDRAAEIAAIVKATLLDMDYAISVYLEASEAARLKVEAEARAVEQAKADERDRVVSLVSEGMAALAKGDLTFRMDAEMPPEYALLRSHFNHAMEQLGEMVTTIQATSGSIATSSQEIASGADDLSRRTEEQAAALEQTAATTEELAASVKTSAQSSRESVALADDAAAVARTGGTIVSDAIDAMTRIEQASKKISEITTVIDGIAFQTNLLALNAAVEAARAGDAGRGFAVVAAEVRALAQRSAEAAKDITGLIGSSDAEVAEGVRLVRLAGGTLEKIVDASMRVSGTVNEIAVASGEQANGIDEMSQTVSHMDEITQSNAALAEQSAASARTLLSQIERLNQLVAAFRTQEQRAARAGHRAA, encoded by the coding sequence ATGGCACCATCCGACGATCTCGCCCGGCGGCGCGACTTCATGAAGCTCGGTCCGGACGCGTTGCGGCGCATCCACGATGTCGAGGACACGCTTCTCGAGGCCCTGCCGGATGCGCTTGGCGCCTTCTATGCACAGGTCCGCGCCTTCCCCGAAACCCGCGTCTTCTTCGGCAGCGACGCCCATATCGAGCACGCGAAGAGCAAGCAGCTCGGCTACTGGGACCGTATCGCCCGGGGCCAGCTCGACGAGGATTACGTCGCCGCCGTCACCACGGTCGGCAAGGTCCACGCCAGGATCGGCCTGGAGCCACGCTGGTATATCGGCGGCTATGCCCTGTTGCTGGAGCAACTGATCGGCAAGGTGCTGGAGGCGCGTTGGCCGAAGGGTCGCTTCGGCGGCAAGATCGAAGGCGCCGAGGACCGTGCCGCGGAGATCGCGGCCATCGTCAAGGCAACGCTGCTCGACATGGACTATGCCATCTCGGTCTATCTCGAGGCGTCCGAGGCCGCCCGCCTCAAGGTCGAGGCAGAGGCGCGCGCCGTCGAGCAGGCCAAGGCGGACGAGCGCGACAGGGTCGTCAGCCTGGTCAGCGAAGGCATGGCCGCGCTCGCCAAGGGCGACCTGACCTTCCGCATGGACGCGGAGATGCCGCCCGAATACGCGCTGCTGCGCAGCCATTTCAATCACGCCATGGAACAGCTCGGCGAAATGGTCACGACCATCCAGGCGACGTCGGGCTCGATCGCCACCTCCTCGCAGGAGATCGCATCCGGCGCAGACGACCTGTCGCGACGCACCGAGGAACAGGCCGCCGCGCTCGAACAGACGGCAGCGACGACCGAAGAGCTCGCCGCATCCGTCAAGACCTCGGCCCAGTCCTCGCGCGAGTCGGTTGCGCTGGCCGATGACGCCGCCGCCGTCGCCCGCACCGGCGGCACCATCGTCAGCGACGCAATCGATGCCATGACCCGCATCGAGCAGGCCTCGAAAAAGATCTCGGAGATCACCACGGTGATCGACGGCATCGCCTTCCAGACCAATCTTCTCGCGCTCAACGCCGCGGTCGAAGCGGCGCGTGCGGGGGATGCCGGGCGCGGCTTTGCGGTCGTGGCAGCCGAGGTCCGGGCGCTTGCCCAGCGCTCGGCCGAGGCCGCCAAGGACATCACAGGGCTGATCGGGTCTTCCGATGCCGAGGTCGCCGAAGGCGTCCGGCTTGTCCGCCTCGCCGGCGGTACGCTGGAGAAGATCGTCGATGCCTCGATGCGCGTCTCCGGCACCGTCAACGAGATCGCGGTGGCGTCCGGCGAACAGGCCAATGGCATCGACGAGATGAGCCAGACCGTCAGCCATATGGACGAGATCACCCAGAGCAACGCCGCGCTCGCCGAACAGAGCGCGGCCTCGGCCCGCACCCTGCTCAGCCAGATCGAGCGGCTGAACCAGCTCGTCGCAGCCTTCCGCACGCAGGAGCAGCGCGCGGCCAGGGCCGGGCACCGGGCAGCCTAG
- a CDS encoding chloramphenicol acetyltransferase, producing the protein MAGKKLGLEPVIDPTAHVRQATLGRYTEIGARTSFVESTMGDYSYVVNDSNVIYTTIGKFCSIAAMTRINPGNHPMQRASQSHFSYRASAYFDDAEDDAPFFAWRRSTPVTIGHDVWIGHGAIVLAGRSIGTGAVIAGGAVVTKDVQAYTIVAGNPARPIRRRFPEDIAERLIALSWWDWDHAALRAALDDFRTLPVEAFLERYEGLR; encoded by the coding sequence ATGGCGGGCAAGAAACTCGGACTTGAACCTGTGATCGATCCGACCGCTCACGTGCGGCAGGCGACGCTCGGGCGCTACACCGAAATCGGCGCGCGCACCTCCTTCGTCGAGTCGACGATGGGGGACTACTCCTATGTCGTGAACGACTCGAATGTCATTTACACGACAATCGGCAAATTCTGTTCGATTGCGGCCATGACCCGCATCAACCCCGGCAACCACCCGATGCAGCGGGCGAGCCAGTCGCATTTCAGCTACCGCGCCAGCGCCTATTTCGACGATGCCGAGGACGATGCGCCCTTCTTCGCCTGGCGTCGCTCGACGCCGGTGACGATCGGCCACGATGTCTGGATCGGCCATGGCGCGATCGTGCTGGCCGGCCGCTCGATCGGCACGGGCGCGGTTATCGCCGGTGGCGCCGTCGTCACCAAGGACGTGCAGGCCTACACCATCGTCGCCGGCAACCCGGCCAGGCCGATCCGCCGGCGCTTTCCCGAGGACATCGCGGAGAGGTTGATTGCGCTGTCCTGGTGGGACTGGGACCACGCCGCCTTGCGCGCCGCGCTCGACGATTTCCGGACGCTGCCCGTTGAGGCCTTTCTCGAGCGCTACGAAGGCCTGCGGTGA
- the phnN gene encoding phosphonate metabolism protein/1,5-bisphosphokinase (PRPP-forming) PhnN — protein sequence MMAAGSGVLVLVVGPSGAGKDTLMEAARAALAGDGRFAFVRRLITRQAMAGAEDHDSCSEAEFDEAEARGALALSWRAHGLCYGIPAAALAGIASGQVVIANGSRRAVPAAERLAGQVTVVNITAPNEVLARRLAARGRESEADIRARLAREVPLTTERAQLVSIQNDRTVAEAAGEFVAVLTALSPHR from the coding sequence ATGATGGCCGCAGGATCGGGAGTTCTCGTGCTGGTGGTTGGCCCGTCCGGAGCGGGCAAGGACACGCTGATGGAGGCCGCCCGTGCCGCGCTGGCAGGCGATGGCCGCTTCGCCTTCGTTCGCCGCCTGATCACCCGCCAGGCCATGGCCGGCGCCGAGGACCACGACAGCTGCAGCGAGGCTGAATTCGACGAGGCCGAAGCGCGCGGCGCACTCGCGCTCAGCTGGCGCGCCCATGGCCTCTGCTACGGCATTCCGGCCGCAGCGCTGGCCGGCATCGCGAGCGGGCAGGTGGTGATCGCCAATGGCTCGCGCCGGGCCGTTCCCGCGGCCGAGCGTCTTGCCGGCCAGGTGACGGTGGTCAACATCACCGCCCCGAACGAGGTTCTTGCCAGGCGGCTGGCAGCGCGTGGACGCGAAAGCGAGGCCGATATCCGTGCCCGGCTTGCCCGCGAGGTGCCGCTGACGACTGAGCGCGCACAACTGGTTTCGATCCAGAACGACCGGACCGTGGCCGAGGCGGCCGGCGAGTTCGTCGCCGTGTTGACCGCGCTCAGCCCGCATCGCTGA
- a CDS encoding DUF1045 domain-containing protein, producing the protein MSTPRYALYYAPAADSALWRFGSAVLGYDAVTGADVPALVPPGCDHSQWPALTEEPRRYGFHATLKAPFELAAGRSEGQLRAFAHNYAAGLESVPLDGLSLTALGSFIALTPSAESPALQRFAFALVQAFEPFRAPLAEADMARRLKNPLTPAQRAYLEAYGYPYVGDAFRFHMTLTGSLPMDQGASVQLALSDAYAQAVPAKPAVIDRIALFKQDTRAGRFRLLDSFPLA; encoded by the coding sequence TTGAGCACGCCGCGCTACGCTCTCTATTACGCCCCCGCCGCCGACAGCGCCCTCTGGCGCTTCGGCAGCGCCGTGCTGGGCTATGACGCCGTCACCGGCGCGGATGTCCCCGCCCTCGTGCCGCCCGGCTGCGATCACAGCCAGTGGCCGGCCCTGACGGAGGAACCGCGCCGCTACGGTTTCCACGCCACGCTGAAGGCCCCGTTCGAACTGGCTGCTGGTCGCAGCGAAGGCCAGTTGCGCGCCTTCGCCCATAATTATGCGGCAGGCCTCGAGAGCGTCCCGCTCGACGGCCTGAGCCTCACCGCGCTCGGTTCCTTCATCGCGCTGACCCCTTCGGCCGAAAGCCCGGCGCTGCAGCGCTTCGCCTTCGCCCTCGTCCAGGCCTTCGAGCCGTTCCGCGCTCCACTGGCCGAGGCCGATATGGCGCGGCGCCTGAAAAACCCGCTGACCCCGGCCCAGCGCGCCTATCTCGAAGCCTATGGCTATCCCTATGTCGGCGACGCCTTCCGCTTCCACATGACGCTGACCGGCTCGCTGCCGATGGATCAGGGGGCTTCCGTACAGCTCGCTCTCAGCGATGCCTACGCGCAGGCCGTTCCGGCAAAGCCCGCCGTGATCGACCGCATCGCACTCTTCAAGCAGGACACGCGGGCAGGCCGCTTCCGCCTGCTCGACAGTTTTCCGCTGGCCTGA
- a CDS encoding alpha-D-ribose 1-methylphosphonate 5-triphosphate diphosphatase: MQTVLTNAKLILENEVVTGTIAFDATGITAVDQGRSQLPGAIDIGGDYVAPGLVEMHTDNMEKHFMPRPKVFWPNGLAAALVHDAQMAASGVTTVYDAVCAGTPFSAKDYRKDIFADVMKALREGKAEGVFRIDHRIHMRCELTSPDLMRDIEPYREDDLVQLVSLMDHTPGQRQWRDIQHLRTYALGNGKTEAEFEEDVAVRQSEGTANVPSNWSAVVEMFRTRGIPIATHDDTTVDHVEAGVASGAVISEFPTTIEAAAAAKQRGLATIAGAPNVVRGGSHSGGVSVSELAEKGLLDGLSSDYVPASLLQAVLKLHASHGIALPDAMGMVTWKISDILGLKDRGHLKTGLRADLVRFKALGATPVIAAVWSKGERAF, from the coding sequence ATGCAGACCGTTCTCACCAATGCCAAGCTGATCCTGGAGAACGAGGTCGTCACCGGCACGATCGCCTTCGACGCAACCGGGATCACCGCTGTCGACCAGGGCCGCTCGCAATTGCCGGGCGCGATCGACATCGGCGGCGACTATGTCGCTCCCGGCCTCGTCGAGATGCATACCGACAACATGGAAAAGCACTTCATGCCCCGGCCCAAGGTGTTCTGGCCGAACGGGCTTGCAGCAGCGCTGGTCCATGACGCCCAGATGGCGGCCTCCGGGGTCACCACCGTCTATGACGCGGTCTGCGCCGGCACGCCTTTCTCGGCCAAGGACTACCGCAAGGACATCTTCGCCGACGTGATGAAGGCGCTGCGCGAAGGCAAGGCCGAAGGCGTCTTCCGCATCGACCACCGCATCCATATGCGCTGCGAACTGACCAGTCCGGACCTGATGCGCGACATCGAGCCCTATCGCGAGGACGACCTCGTCCAGCTCGTTTCGCTGATGGACCACACGCCCGGCCAACGCCAGTGGCGCGACATCCAGCACCTGCGCACCTATGCGCTCGGCAATGGCAAGACCGAGGCCGAGTTCGAGGAGGACGTCGCCGTCCGCCAGTCCGAAGGCACGGCCAATGTGCCGAGCAACTGGAGCGCCGTGGTCGAGATGTTCCGGACGCGCGGCATCCCGATCGCGACCCATGACGACACCACGGTCGACCATGTCGAGGCTGGTGTCGCGTCGGGCGCCGTGATTTCGGAGTTCCCGACCACGATCGAAGCGGCGGCAGCCGCGAAGCAGCGTGGGCTTGCCACCATCGCCGGTGCACCGAACGTCGTGCGTGGCGGCTCGCATTCCGGCGGCGTCTCGGTCTCCGAACTGGCCGAGAAGGGCCTGCTCGACGGCCTCTCCTCCGATTATGTCCCGGCAAGCCTGCTGCAGGCTGTGCTGAAGCTGCATGCCAGCCATGGCATCGCGCTGCCCGACGCCATGGGCATGGTGACCTGGAAGATCTCCGACATCCTCGGCCTGAAGGATCGCGGCCACCTGAAGACCGGCCTGCGCGCCGACCTGGTGCGCTTCAAGGCACTCGGCGCGACGCCGGTGATCGCCGCCGTCTGGTCGAAGGGCGAGCGCGCATTTTGA
- the phnL gene encoding phosphonate C-P lyase system protein PhnL — translation MTTMIHVENVAKTFTLHNQGGVRLPVFDNINFSVEAGEALVLAGASGAGKSSLLRILYGNYRPSSGHIHITHAGRAIDIVAAVPRTVLDIRRRTLGFVSQFLRVIPRVSALDIVRDPLLARGVSTDEASARAEAILARLNLPERLWHLAPATFSGGEQQRVNIARSFVDPAPILLIDEPTASLDAANRDVVVDLIGEARANGSAIVGIFHDEAVRERVATRYLDITAFRKAA, via the coding sequence ATGACCACGATGATTCACGTCGAGAACGTCGCCAAGACCTTTACCCTGCACAATCAGGGCGGGGTCCGGCTGCCTGTCTTCGACAATATCAATTTCAGCGTCGAGGCCGGCGAGGCGCTCGTGCTTGCCGGAGCCTCGGGCGCCGGCAAGTCGAGCCTGCTGCGCATTCTCTACGGCAACTACCGGCCGAGCTCCGGCCATATTCACATCACCCATGCCGGCCGGGCCATCGACATCGTCGCGGCCGTGCCGCGCACGGTGCTCGATATCCGCCGCCGCACGCTCGGTTTCGTCTCGCAGTTCCTGCGCGTGATCCCGCGCGTTTCGGCGCTCGACATCGTCCGCGATCCGCTGCTGGCGCGCGGCGTCTCCACTGATGAGGCCAGCGCGCGCGCCGAGGCGATTCTTGCCCGGCTGAACCTGCCGGAACGCCTCTGGCACCTCGCGCCCGCCACCTTCTCCGGCGGCGAACAGCAGCGCGTCAACATCGCCCGTTCCTTCGTCGATCCGGCGCCGATCCTGCTGATCGACGAACCGACCGCCTCGCTCGATGCCGCCAATCGCGACGTCGTGGTTGACCTGATCGGTGAGGCGCGCGCAAACGGGTCCGCCATCGTCGGGATCTTCCATGACGAGGCGGTGCGCGAGCGCGTCGCCACCCGCTATCTCGACATCACCGCATTCCGGAAGGCCGCCTGA
- the phnK gene encoding phosphonate C-P lyase system protein PhnK yields the protein MDPDPLLSVSGVSRFYGERIGCADVSFDLWPGEVLGIVGESGSGKSTLLRCLAGIDAPDEGEVLFRGSGQPLDIYSVAEQDRRRLMRTAWGIVHQNPRDGLRMDVSAGGNVGERLMDRGDRHYGKIRERALDWLTRVEIAENRIDDRPRQFSGGMQQRLQIARVLVSEPKLVFMDEPTGGLDVSVQARLLDLLRVLVRDLGLAAIIVTHDLAVARLLTDRLMVMKDGRVVEQGLTDQVLDDPHHAYTQLLTSAVLSV from the coding sequence ATCGATCCCGATCCGCTGCTCTCGGTCTCCGGCGTCAGCCGCTTCTATGGCGAGCGCATCGGCTGCGCCGATGTCTCCTTCGATCTCTGGCCGGGCGAAGTGCTCGGCATCGTTGGCGAATCCGGCTCGGGCAAATCGACCTTGCTGCGCTGCCTCGCCGGCATCGACGCTCCGGACGAGGGCGAGGTGCTGTTTCGCGGCTCGGGCCAGCCGCTCGACATCTACTCGGTCGCCGAGCAGGATCGCCGCCGCCTGATGCGCACGGCCTGGGGCATTGTGCACCAGAACCCGCGCGACGGCCTGCGCATGGACGTCTCGGCCGGCGGCAATGTCGGCGAGCGCCTGATGGACCGCGGCGACCGGCATTACGGCAAGATCCGCGAGCGCGCGCTCGACTGGCTCACCCGTGTCGAGATCGCCGAGAACCGCATCGACGATCGTCCGCGCCAGTTCTCGGGCGGCATGCAGCAGCGTCTGCAGATCGCCCGTGTGCTGGTCTCGGAGCCGAAACTCGTCTTCATGGACGAGCCGACCGGTGGCCTCGACGTTTCCGTGCAGGCGCGGCTTCTCGATCTGCTGCGCGTGCTGGTCCGAGATCTCGGTCTGGCCGCCATCATCGTCACGCATGACCTCGCCGTCGCGCGCCTGCTCACCGACCGGCTGATGGTGATGAAGGACGGCCGCGTCGTCGAGCAGGGGCTGACCGATCAGGTCCTGGACGACCCCCATCACGCCTACACGCAGTTGCTCACCTCGGCCGTGCTGAGCGTATGA